One Halalkalicoccus sp. NIPERK01 genomic region harbors:
- a CDS encoding BolA family protein, whose amino-acid sequence MDATEVERLIEEGVENAEATVTHPRGTHDEDHLAAVVVSPAFEGKPLVQQHQLVYDALGEHMTTDIHALELKTYTPAEYEDR is encoded by the coding sequence ATGGACGCCACAGAGGTCGAGCGGTTGATCGAAGAGGGGGTCGAAAACGCAGAGGCGACGGTCACCCACCCGCGCGGAACGCACGACGAGGACCACCTCGCGGCGGTCGTCGTCTCGCCCGCGTTCGAGGGCAAACCCCTCGTCCAACAGCACCAACTGGTCTACGACGCGCTCGGCGAGCACATGACCACCGACATCCACGCCCTCGAACTGAAGACCTACACGCCCGCGGAGTACGAGGATCGGTAG
- the fen gene encoding flap endonuclease-1 produces the protein MGNAALRDLAVIEAVPFDELSGAVVAIDAHNWLYRYLTTTVKWTASDVYTTADGTEVANLVGVVQGLPKFFENDITPVFVFDGVVTDLKEGEIDERRAAKERAAAKARAARDRGDGIEAARLEARTQRLTDAIQRTTRELLDLLDVPYVEAPAEGEAQAAHMAKSGDVDYAGTEDYDALLFGSPLTLRQLTSKGEPECMDLEATLAAHDLTYEQLVDVGILCGTDFNEGVHGMGPKTAVKAIREHGDLAGVLDARGAAIGSMDAVRELFLNPDVTDDYGFDAALSPDVEAAREYVADWGIPDAEVARGFERIEESVTQTGLDQWT, from the coding sequence ATGGGAAACGCAGCGCTCAGGGACCTCGCCGTCATCGAGGCGGTCCCGTTCGACGAACTGTCGGGGGCGGTCGTCGCGATCGACGCCCACAACTGGCTCTACCGGTACCTGACGACGACGGTCAAGTGGACCGCGAGCGACGTCTACACCACCGCCGACGGCACCGAGGTGGCCAACTTGGTGGGGGTCGTCCAGGGGCTGCCGAAGTTCTTCGAGAACGACATCACCCCCGTGTTCGTCTTCGACGGCGTCGTCACCGACCTCAAGGAGGGCGAGATCGACGAACGGCGCGCCGCCAAGGAGCGCGCCGCGGCGAAGGCACGGGCCGCCCGCGACCGGGGCGACGGGATCGAGGCCGCTCGCCTCGAGGCGCGCACCCAGCGTCTGACCGACGCCATCCAGCGGACCACGCGGGAACTGCTCGACCTGCTCGACGTTCCGTACGTCGAGGCCCCCGCGGAGGGCGAGGCCCAGGCCGCCCACATGGCCAAGTCGGGCGACGTCGACTACGCCGGCACCGAGGACTACGACGCGCTGCTGTTCGGCTCGCCGCTGACGCTCCGGCAACTCACGAGCAAGGGCGAGCCAGAGTGTATGGACCTGGAGGCGACCCTCGCGGCCCACGACCTCACCTACGAGCAGTTGGTCGACGTGGGGATCCTCTGTGGGACCGACTTCAACGAGGGCGTCCACGGGATGGGGCCGAAAACCGCGGTCAAGGCGATCCGCGAACACGGCGACCTCGCGGGCGTTCTCGACGCCCGGGGCGCCGCGATCGGGAGTATGGACGCCGTCCGCGAGCTGTTTTTGAACCCGGACGTGACCGACGATTACGGGTTCGACGCGGCCCTCTCGCCGGACGTCGAGGCCGCCCGCGAGTACGTCGCCGACTGGGGGATCCCCGACGCGGAGGTCGCGAGGGGGTTCGAGCGCATCGAGGAGTCGGTCACGCAGACCGGGCTGGATCAGTGGACCTGA
- a CDS encoding COG1361 S-layer family protein yields MVGRGRLWPGRRGAAVIGLALLVVLATGVAAGIQGQPNVSVFAPENTVSPGETTQIELELMNNGTIEEGSQGIEVITQQGDRQRVQTARDVTVEAEADGPPFEVETSTVPVGNLPEGTSGPIPITLSVNEDAPASTYQLSVTVEYVYTSEIENGEETVVEETLTEEVPIEIEETARFEVEDTESDLAVGSDGEVTGSIENVGSEDAEDAVLRIAGEEGTLGFADREYALGDVDAGESAEFAFDADVSAEASEGERQLDFVVVYRDEQGNEREATTNARVSVGPEPEEFGVSPVDATVESGATRTVELEVTNERDDPVSNVNAQLFADSPLSTEDDEAYADEIAPGESVVLAFEVSAEDGAMAKQYPLDVDFSYEDESSETRLSDRYQVAIKVVEPADDGIASWAAGAVGVVLVIVGIAIGIRRLA; encoded by the coding sequence ATGGTCGGACGGGGGAGGCTGTGGCCGGGCCGCCGGGGGGCGGCCGTGATCGGACTCGCACTGCTCGTGGTCCTCGCCACCGGCGTCGCCGCCGGGATACAGGGCCAGCCGAACGTGAGCGTCTTCGCGCCGGAGAACACCGTCTCGCCCGGCGAGACGACGCAGATCGAACTCGAACTGATGAACAACGGGACGATCGAGGAGGGCAGCCAGGGGATCGAGGTCATCACCCAGCAGGGCGACCGACAGCGCGTCCAGACGGCGCGCGACGTGACCGTCGAGGCCGAGGCCGACGGCCCGCCGTTCGAGGTCGAGACCTCGACGGTGCCCGTCGGCAACCTCCCGGAGGGGACCAGCGGACCGATCCCGATCACGCTGTCGGTCAACGAGGACGCCCCGGCGAGCACCTACCAGCTCTCGGTGACCGTCGAGTACGTCTACACGAGCGAGATCGAGAACGGCGAGGAGACGGTCGTCGAGGAGACGCTCACCGAGGAGGTACCGATAGAGATCGAGGAGACCGCGCGCTTCGAGGTTGAGGATACCGAAAGCGACCTCGCGGTCGGGAGCGACGGCGAGGTGACCGGTTCGATCGAGAACGTCGGCAGCGAGGACGCCGAGGACGCCGTCCTCCGGATCGCGGGCGAGGAGGGTACCCTCGGCTTCGCGGACAGGGAGTACGCGCTGGGCGACGTCGACGCCGGCGAGAGCGCAGAGTTCGCGTTCGACGCCGACGTGAGCGCGGAGGCCAGCGAGGGGGAGCGCCAACTGGACTTCGTCGTCGTCTACCGGGACGAACAGGGGAACGAGCGGGAGGCGACGACGAACGCGCGGGTGAGCGTCGGCCCCGAACCCGAGGAGTTCGGCGTCTCGCCGGTCGACGCCACGGTCGAGAGCGGGGCGACCCGGACGGTTGAACTCGAGGTTACCAACGAGCGCGACGACCCCGTGAGCAACGTGAACGCACAGCTGTTCGCCGACAGCCCGCTCTCCACCGAGGACGACGAGGCCTACGCCGACGAGATCGCGCCCGGCGAGTCGGTCGTCCTCGCCTTCGAGGTGAGCGCCGAGGACGGCGCGATGGCCAAGCAGTACCCGCTCGACGTCGACTTCAGCTACGAGGACGAGAGCAGCGAGACGCGTCTCTCCGATCGGTATCAGGTCGCGATCAAGGTGGTCGAACCCGCGGACGACGGAATCGCTAGCTGGGCCGCCGGCGCGGTCGGGGTCGTCCTCGTGATCGTCGGGATAGCGATCGGAATCCGCCGGTTGGCGTAG